In Lemur catta isolate mLemCat1 chromosome 1, mLemCat1.pri, whole genome shotgun sequence, one DNA window encodes the following:
- the MOB3A gene encoding MOB kinase activator 3A, with amino-acid sequence MSNPFLKQVFNKDKTFRPKRKFEPGTQRFELHKKAQASLNAGLDLRLAVQLPPGEDLNDWVAMHVVDFFNRVNLIYGTISDGCTEESCPVMSGGPKYEYRWQDEHRFRKPTALSAPRYMDLLMDWIEVQINNEDLFPTNVGTPFPKNFLQAVRKILSRLFRVFVHVYIHHFDRIAQMGSEAHVNTCYKHFYYFVREFGLIDTKELEPLKEMTARMCH; translated from the exons ATGTCCAACCCTTTCCTGAAGCAAGTCTTCAACAAGGACAAGACATTCCGCCCCAAGCGCAAGTTTGAGCCGGGCACCCAGCGCTTCGAGCTGCACAAGAAGGCGCAGGCGTCACTGAACGCGGGTCTGGACCTGAGGCTGGCGGTGCAGCTGCCCCCTGGCGAGGACCTCAACGACTGGGTGGCCATGCACGTGGTGGACTTCTTCAACCGCGTCAACCTCATCTACGGCACCATCAGCGACGGCTGCACAGAGGAGTCCTGCCCGGTCATGTCGGGGGGCCCCAAGTATGAGTACCGCTGGCAGGATGAGCACAGGTTCCGCAAGCCCACGGCACTGTCCGCGCCTCGGTACATGGACCTGCTCATGGACTGGATCGAGGTGCAGATCAACAACGAGGACCTGTTCCCCACAAACGTCG GCACGCCGTTCCCCAAGAACTTCCTGCAGGCCGTGCGGAAGATCCTGTCTCGGCTGTTCCGCGTGTTCGTGCACGTCTACATCCACCACTTCGACCGCATCGCACAGATGGGCTCCGAGGCCCACGTGAACACCTGCTACAAGCACTTCTACTACTTTGTCAGGGAGTTCGGCCTCATCGACACCAAGGAGCTGGAGCCGCTG aaagaaatgactgCTCGGATGTGCCACTAA